In Arachis hypogaea cultivar Tifrunner chromosome 17, arahy.Tifrunner.gnm2.J5K5, whole genome shotgun sequence, a single window of DNA contains:
- the LOC112766689 gene encoding uncharacterized protein → MLKSGMMGMEERKQAKKPAQASSRKGCMRGKGGPENASCTYKGVRQRTWGKWVAEIREPNRGARLWLGTFETSHEAALAYDTAARKLYGPDAKLNLPLHHHHHSSSSSSSSSNSSQIQHNHPLINNIITTPPPATPLISSSCNNSFNTASSMVASLHQQVGPPIYSSDSSSIVSSSLPLDTTNNKEEDVLRPFWGSVNDCLPVFDESIWTEAAMSLDFPVIAAAEAATGIYPNANLADVGVWDTPWCM, encoded by the coding sequence ATGCTGAAATCGGGGATGATGGGAATGGAGGAGAGGAAACAGGCGAAGAAACCAGCACAAGCCAGCTCCAGAAAGGGTTGTATGAGAGGGAAAGGTGGCCCTGAGAATGCGAGCTGCACCTATAAGGGTGTTAGGCAGAGAACTTGGGGCAAATGGGTTGCTGAGATCCGTGAACCCAATCGTGGTGCTCGTCTCTGGCTTGGTACCTTTGAGACCTCTCATGAAGCTGCTCTTGCTTATGATACTGCTGCTCGTAAGCTCTATGGCCCTGATGCTAAGCTCAATCTCCCTCTTCATCACCAtcaccattcttcttcttcttcttcttcttctagtaATTCCTCCCAAATTCAACACAACCACCctcttattaataatattattactacTCCACCACCAGCAACACCACTTATTAGTTCTTCTTGTAATAATAGCTTCAACACAGCGTCGTCCATGGTGGCCTCTCTTCATCAGCAAGTTGGGCCACCAATATACAGCAGTGATTCTTCATCCATTGTGTCTTCTTCCCTTCCATTGGACACCACCAACAATAAGGAGGAGGATGTTCTTCGACCGTTCTGGGGATCAGTGAATGATTGTTTGCCTGTGTTTGATGAATCAATCTGGACAGAAGCAGCCATGTCCCTTGATTTCCCTGTAATTGCTGCTGCAGAGGCTGCCACTGGAATTTACCCAAACGCCAACTTGGCAGATGTTGGTGTTTGGGACACCCCATGGTGCATGTAA